The window GCGAGTTTTCaaataacctgttggactataacctggtgtcgtgtgatttccaACCCTGTCCACTCCAGCCCAATACAGGCGCTTCCACATCATGTTACACTGCAGACATTTCTAAAGAACCTATTCAGGTATGTTGTGGCACACTCGctgaagcaagtgggacttgtatcCAGGCCTCCTGGCACAGATATATAGACACTATCATCACGCCGCAAGAGACCCTTAACCCGGTATGCATCTAGCTACCAGTATTTCTTTAAAGGGAACATTTCACTAGTTTAAACAAGCCCCTGTTCACATTGAAGACTAGTCCCGGTTTACCACTAGTCGGTATTTTCAAAAGCATTCATTGTGGCCATTCTAAAAATAAATCCGAGATTTGCTCCAATTTTAAGAGGATTAAGCGGGATTTTCCGTTCCCCAAGACTGAATTACACAGAAAGACAACATTCAGAATTTTCCCTGCAATGTTGGCTTTTCGATGGCGTTAACGTCTCACATGATGACCTGATGTTCTTTGTCCATTGCCCGACCTGGACAGATGTTGCCCACCTCATTATATTTAGAGGAGTCCGGCGCCCGTTTAAAAGTACATTATTTGGACGGAGGCGCGGGGCAACTTAGACCCAAACGAGCCATGAGGAAGaaaggcatctggacgagtaCATGGaaaggaagcgtttagagggatatgggccaaatgctggcaaatgggactagattaatttaggatacctgggtggcatggacgagttggaccgaagggtctgtttccatgctgtacatgtgTGAGCACACgccagtttttgttttaacaagATGCTGTGGGGGCATTTGGAGATTTTCGTTCTTGAAGTTTCGAAACGGCCCTGCGCTGCTAAAACTCTGCATCAGCTTGCCTGACTCGGCTTGTGGGAATGGGTGTGCTTATGTAAATGACGGGAGATGGGAGTGACTGCTGTTTGAGATGAAGAGCAGATTGCAGGAGGGGGCACAGCTCAGCAGCACCTGAATGCGAGCAACGGGAGCTGCCGGAGGTGGTGAGTGTTCTTCAGCCTGTGTCCTGCTGCCGCTGGTGATGGGCTTGCTGTTGTAGGAATGACCGCCGAGAAGCAGCAGGCAGCTCCTGGAGCCTCCAGCCTGGTGAACGGTAACCAGCCGGGGGTAAAAGTCGAGAAGGATTCTCCGCCGGCTTTCCCGGAGAGCACAGCAAGCTGCCACCCCGGGGAGCTGGCCCGGGGGAGAAGGCGCAAGCGGCCGATCCAGCGTGGCAAACCCCCGTACAGCTACATCGCGCTGATCGCCATGGCTATCGCCAGCTCCCTGGACAGAAAGCTGACCCTGGGGGAGATCTACCGGTTCATCACAGAGCGTTTCCCTTTCTACCGGGAGAACCCTAAGAAGTGGCAGAACTCCATCCGGCACAACCTCACGCTCAATGACTGCTTCGTGAAAATCCCCCGTGAACCCGGGCGCCCGGGCAAGGGCAACTATTGGGCATTGGACCCAGCCGCCGACGACATGTTCGAGAGCGGTAGCTTCTTGAGGAGGAGAAAGAGGTTCAAGAGGTCGGATGTTACAACCTACCCGACGTACATGCATGAAACCGGCGTGTTCGCCCCTCTCCAAGTAAGCAGGTCTCACACAAGACCCATGTATGCCAATATGACTATCAGTCCGAGCTACCCTCAACAGCTTCCTGCTAATCCTCCTCTGCACTATTCAGCATCGCCGTCGGCGTTCAGCAACAACCCGTGCAGGATGTTCAGCTTCAGCAGTCACGGCCCACTGGCTCCAGGGACAGAGCTGAGTCAGCAGCCCTCTCTCACCTATCCTTCCGAACTGGCCGCTGCTGCTTACCCTAACTTTGGCAGCCCCACTTATCAGACTCAAGCCTGCAACGGGGCGCTGTATTCCAGGCCCTCCAACGCCGTGCCCTGCACCTACACGGCGCCCAATCCACGTCCCCCCATGAGCCAGTCGACTTTCTGCCTCGCCAGCGGCCAGATGTACAGCGCCTGTAGCCGCCTGACCAGCCCTCCCGCCTCCCTGAGTAATGAGTCAGTGGAAGTCTTTGGAAGATTGTCTCCTGGCCCGTTCCCACCTCTGCGGCCGTGTAGCAACAACGAACAGGCCAACTGTATGAGTGCACACAGCAGACACGCAGCTTACTGTGGAAATGTGGAAGGGATGTGAAATGTGGAAGGTCCATCCCACTTAGAACAGCAACTACAAATAATTTCTAGTGACCCCCCGACATAAACAGTTAAACATTGACAGCACATTTGACACCTTAATTTCGATCCTTATGACAATTGTCTTGCATTGTATGTTGACTTAATGTGCACGTCGCTGCGCAGCCTAATACTTGTAATGTTAAAACTGTGCACAGTCCTTACGTTTTTTTCATAAAAGTAAACTGTTTAGCAGTATTGATTCTCCGTTGAaactcagaggatggtgtgttttctgtttgttttctgtTTATCAGTTGGGACGAATTTCCATGATTCTTAAGGATCATTTTGAGAATTGAGTAGCGGTACTGTTCTCCTGAACATTCATTGCTTTCATCGAGACTCTGACCCCCAAGTGGTCTGCTTCTAAAACGGCC of the Stegostoma tigrinum isolate sSteTig4 chromosome 3, sSteTig4.hap1, whole genome shotgun sequence genome contains:
- the LOC125451218 gene encoding forkhead box protein E1-like; translation: MTAEKQQAAPGASSLVNGNQPGVKVEKDSPPAFPESTASCHPGELARGRRRKRPIQRGKPPYSYIALIAMAIASSLDRKLTLGEIYRFITERFPFYRENPKKWQNSIRHNLTLNDCFVKIPREPGRPGKGNYWALDPAADDMFESGSFLRRRKRFKRSDVTTYPTYMHETGVFAPLQVSRSHTRPMYANMTISPSYPQQLPANPPLHYSASPSAFSNNPCRMFSFSSHGPLAPGTELSQQPSLTYPSELAAAAYPNFGSPTYQTQACNGALYSRPSNAVPCTYTAPNPRPPMSQSTFCLASGQMYSACSRLTSPPASLSNESVEVFGRLSPGPFPPLRPCSNNEQANCMSAHSRHAAYCGNVEGM